The DNA sequence CCATAGCCTCTTTAGCAGCTTTTAATCCAAGCTGGATAAATCTATCGACCTTTTTAACCTCCTTAGCATCCATAACGCTAAGCGGGTCAAAGTCCGTTATCTCGGCAGCAATCTGAACTGGAAAATCGCTCACGTCAAAAGAGGTTATCTTTTTTACGCCGGTTTTACCTTCGCAGATAGCCTTAAATGAACTATCTTTGTCGAGCCCTAAAGCGTTGATCATCCCAATCCCGGTTACTACGACTCTTTTCAAGATCTCTCCTTACAAAAACTTATTTGTTTAGTTTCTCGATGTAGCTTACGACGTCGTTTATAGTGATCAGCTTCTCAGCGTCGCTATCAGGTATCTCTACCTCAAATTTTTCCTCAAGAGCCATAACTAGCTCAACTACGTCAAGCGAGTCTGCGCCTAGATCTTCGATAATCTTAGACTCAAGCTTTACCGCATCTGGAGCCACGCTTAGTTGCTCGACTACTACGTCTCTTACGTCATCAAATATTGCCATTTTCTTCTCCTAAAAATAAAAATTTCGTGATTTTAATATATTTTAGCTTAAACTTTCGCAAAAACGTAAAATTTACGCGCTTACATATATAGTCCGCCGTTGATCTTTAGCGTCTCGCCCGTGACGTAGCTAGCGTGATCGCTTAGCAAAAACGCCACAGCTTCGGCCACTTCGCTAGCGCTTCCAAATCGCTTTAGCGGGATGTTGTCGCTGTAGGTTTTTTTGATCTCGTCGCTTAGCTCGCTCGTCATATCAGTCTCGATAAAGCCCGGAGTTACGCAGTTGAAACGAATATTTCTCGCCGCGCCCTCTTTGGCGAAGCTTTTGTTCATCGCGATCATTCCGCCCTTGCTCGCAGCGTAGTTTGCCTGTCCGGCATTGCCCATCTCGCCCACGATCGAGGCTACGTTTACGACGGCGCCGAAGCGTTTTTTGCTCATTACTTTTAGCGCCTCGCGGCATCCGATAAAGGCCGAGGTCAAATTTGCGCCTATCACGCTAGTAAAATCCTCCGTCTTCATGCGAAGCGCGAGCTTGTCGTTTGTGATACCGGCGTTATTTACGAGGTAACTTAGCTCGCCGTCGGCGTCCGCGATCAAATTTATCGCTTTTATAAACTCATCCTCGTCCGTCGCGTCAAATTTAACCACCGCGGCCTGTCCGCCGTTTGCTACGATTTCAGCTTGCAATGCATCGGCAATTTCTGGCTTTGAGCGGTAGTTTATCCACACTTTTAGCCCCATTTGCGCTAGGGTTTTGGCTATCTGCGCGCCGATACCGCGGCTTGCGCCGGT is a window from the Campylobacter massiliensis genome containing:
- the acpP gene encoding acyl carrier protein yields the protein MAIFDDVRDVVVEQLSVAPDAVKLESKIIEDLGADSLDVVELVMALEEKFEVEIPDSDAEKLITINDVVSYIEKLNK
- the fabG gene encoding 3-oxoacyl-ACP reductase FabG; the protein is MKFSGKNVLITGASRGIGAQIAKTLAQMGLKVWINYRSKPEIADALQAEIVANGGQAAVVKFDATDEDEFIKAINLIADADGELSYLVNNAGITNDKLALRMKTEDFTSVIGANLTSAFIGCREALKVMSKKRFGAVVNVASIVGEMGNAGQANYAASKGGMIAMNKSFAKEGAARNIRFNCVTPGFIETDMTSELSDEIKKTYSDNIPLKRFGSASEVAEAVAFLLSDHASYVTGETLKINGGLYM